The following are from one region of the Candidatus Aminicenantes bacterium genome:
- a CDS encoding 6-bladed beta-propeller: MPRRIPKIGIPSTLLLLSILVGAQQIETVNRVRVIHNEKGGKWGADLKVRLELVRTIGGLDAEENLSFYNPSDIVRDSLGNIYILDSGNNRIQKLNPEGKYLKTIGRKGQGPGEFQEAYSMDIDEADDLFVLGSGRIEVFSSGGRPLKTIKLSDFFTIRIRLLKAGLIARIRGRSFKMAMKQGKKLPNLLDVIDQKGKIKFAFGDPTDYGDRVTSYYANQFQLDTDSEKNICLSFWQQNRIEKYSPDGKILWRADRPLNFRTDVIEKGSIDRKRGNQEIQPKINTVSKGIAVDGQGRIWVVTLRRQLAKEEESLGSSIVSTDTGVVARTKPVQPKIVKANVYKLEIFDSVGILLGEIPLAHHADGIRIFKDNLFIREDNEAMFYQYQIVEK; this comes from the coding sequence ATGCCGCGGCGCATTCCGAAAATTGGAATTCCTTCGACTCTATTACTGTTATCGATTCTCGTTGGAGCTCAGCAAATTGAGACGGTGAACCGCGTCCGTGTGATCCACAATGAAAAGGGCGGGAAATGGGGCGCCGATTTGAAAGTTCGGCTGGAGCTGGTCCGGACGATCGGCGGGCTCGACGCCGAAGAGAATCTGTCGTTCTACAATCCCTCCGATATCGTCAGGGATTCTTTGGGGAATATCTATATCCTGGACTCCGGCAACAACCGCATCCAGAAGCTCAATCCAGAGGGGAAATATCTTAAAACTATAGGAAGAAAAGGACAAGGTCCGGGTGAGTTCCAAGAAGCCTATTCCATGGACATCGACGAGGCGGATGACCTCTTCGTTTTAGGGAGCGGACGCATCGAAGTCTTTTCGTCGGGAGGACGACCGTTAAAGACGATTAAGTTATCAGATTTCTTTACGATTCGGATCAGACTTCTGAAAGCCGGCCTTATAGCTAGAATAAGGGGTCGGAGTTTTAAAATGGCGATGAAGCAAGGTAAGAAGCTCCCCAATCTTTTGGATGTGATCGATCAAAAAGGAAAGATCAAGTTCGCCTTTGGGGACCCCACGGATTATGGAGACAGGGTAACGAGTTATTACGCCAATCAATTCCAACTGGATACAGACTCGGAGAAGAACATCTGCTTGAGCTTTTGGCAACAAAACAGGATCGAGAAATATTCGCCGGACGGAAAGATCCTCTGGCGCGCGGACAGGCCTTTGAATTTTAGGACGGACGTTATTGAAAAGGGTTCCATCGATCGGAAAAGGGGTAATCAGGAAATACAGCCAAAGATTAATACCGTATCCAAGGGCATTGCGGTGGATGGTCAAGGCAGAATCTGGGTTGTGACTTTGCGTCGCCAGCTAGCCAAGGAGGAGGAATCCCTGGGCAGTTCAATCGTATCGACGGATACCGGGGTGGTTGCTCGAACAAAACCCGTCCAGCCCAAGATCGTGAAGGCGAATGTCTATAAGCTCGAGATTTTCGATTCGGTCGGCATCCTCTTGGGCGAAATTCCGCTTGCCCACCATGCTGATGGAATTCGGATATTTAAGGATAATTTGTTCATCCGTGAAGACAACGAGGCGATGTTCTATCAGTATCAAATCGTTGAGAAATGA
- a CDS encoding type II toxin-antitoxin system PemK/MazF family toxin → MKSVEVKIAKIGNSRGVRLPAEVLKRYRMDSIVLMEETAEGIVLRPSGSAVKKLSWEETAAEMAAEGEDWSDWESVVGDGLETVPWTCEAPKRVMEKTAAYRSKSDSTKKTVRRFEILWADMNPVRGAETAKSRPVVIVSRDDLNARLQTVVICPLTSRLHPHWKSRLQVVCAGRPAEIAVDQIRAISRSRLLKKIGSLSDGESAALGRLITEMYGE, encoded by the coding sequence ATGAAATCCGTCGAAGTCAAAATCGCCAAGATCGGCAATTCCCGCGGCGTCCGTCTTCCGGCGGAAGTTCTCAAGCGCTACCGGATGGATTCCATCGTTCTCATGGAGGAGACCGCCGAGGGAATCGTCCTGCGGCCATCCGGCTCGGCCGTGAAAAAACTCTCCTGGGAGGAGACGGCCGCGGAGATGGCGGCGGAGGGGGAGGATTGGAGCGACTGGGAATCAGTCGTCGGCGACGGCTTGGAAACCGTTCCGTGGACTTGCGAAGCGCCGAAGAGAGTCATGGAAAAGACCGCGGCCTATCGATCGAAGTCGGATTCCACGAAGAAAACGGTCCGACGCTTTGAGATCCTTTGGGCCGATATGAACCCGGTCCGCGGCGCCGAGACGGCCAAATCGAGACCCGTAGTGATCGTCAGCCGGGACGATCTGAATGCCCGCCTCCAAACGGTCGTTATCTGCCCTCTGACGAGCCGATTGCATCCGCATTGGAAATCCAGGCTCCAGGTCGTTTGCGCCGGGCGACCCGCGGAAATCGCCGTCGACCAAATCCGGGCCATTAGCCGGTCCCGACTCCTCAAAAAGATAGGGTCTCTGTCCGATGGCGAGTCCGCCGCCCTCGGCCGCCTTATCACCGAGATGTACGGCGAATAG